In one window of Porites lutea chromosome 8, jaPorLute2.1, whole genome shotgun sequence DNA:
- the LOC140946748 gene encoding uncharacterized protein isoform X1, with translation MLPSVCAGKNMFPYCTFANPVAGCCAEKGFVVFKVFEKMSAGKKQRSSRFTQGMTDALVEAYGKHQYILQSKFSNLVTNEKKKEAWIKVADAVNAVNPAERKTVEQVKKKWEDVTGSVKKKERHARQQELKKLNTTGNGFLADEDNSDSAGPSVDILSQSEQEVARILGPEIFTGIPGGQDTMKLTLPKPVSDVEWETYSVMSDSLLEDNYCGALQEVSPNQEVTLHQNSMYKRDSIPSTSTANVKSNDTDDYHKAKKSKMLAETLQDDDYHKAKKRKTLSEAQLDYFETVTAYYKLKMKKVELEISMLKDKKDKGRISSSVEE, from the exons ATGCTACCCTCAGTTTGCGCGGGAAAAAATATGTTTCCGTACTGTACGTTCGCCAATCCAGTGGCCGGTTGTTGTGCAGAAAAAGGTTTTGTGGTGTTTAAAG tttttgaaaagatgtctgccggaaaaaaacaaagaagttcgCGATTTACACAAGGCATGACAGATGCCCTGGTAGAAGCTTATGGAAAGCATCAA TACATTCTGCAGAGCAAATTTTCCAATCTTGTGACAAATGAGAAGAAGAAAGAGGCATGGATAAAGGTGGCAGATGCTGTTAATGCAGTAAACCCTGCAGAACGGAAAACAGTAGAACAG gttaaaaaaaaatgggaagatGTAACAGGAAGtgtcaagaaaaaagaaagacatgCCAGACAGCAAGAactcaaaaaattaaatacaacaGGAAATGGATTCTTAGCAGATGAG GACAACTCAGACAGTGCAGGGCCCAGCGTGGACATTCTAAGCCAGTCGGAGCAGGAGGTTGCCAGAATACTCGGCCCTGAAATCTTTACTGGCATTCCTGGGGGTCAAGATACTATGAAATTGA CTTTACCAAAACCTGTGTCAGATGTGGAGTGGGAAACGTACTCGGTGATGAGTGACAGCCTCCTTGAAGACAATTATTGTGGTGCATTGCAg GAAGTCAGCCCAAATCAGGAAGTTACTTTACATCAAAATTCCATGTACAAAAGGGATTCCATTCCAAGTACAAGTACAGCCAATGTCAAATCTAATGACACT GATGATTATCACAAAGCCAAGAAAAGCAAGATGCTTGCAGAAACATTACAGGAT GATGATTATCACAAAGCCAAGAAGAGAAAGACTCTTTCTGAAGCTCAACTGGAT TACTTTGAAACAGTTACAGCTTATTACaagctgaaaatgaagaagGTGGAGCTAGAAATATCAATGTTAAAAGACAAGAAAGATAAG GGTCGAATCAGCTCTTCCGTGGAAGAGTAG
- the LOC140946748 gene encoding uncharacterized protein isoform X2 translates to MSAGKKQRSSRFTQGMTDALVEAYGKHQYILQSKFSNLVTNEKKKEAWIKVADAVNAVNPAERKTVEQVKKKWEDVTGSVKKKERHARQQELKKLNTTGNGFLADEDNSDSAGPSVDILSQSEQEVARILGPEIFTGIPGGQDTMKLTLPKPVSDVEWETYSVMSDSLLEDNYCGALQEVSPNQEVTLHQNSMYKRDSIPSTSTANVKSNDTDDYHKAKKSKMLAETLQDDDYHKAKKRKTLSEAQLDYFETVTAYYKLKMKKVELEISMLKDKKDKGRISSSVEE, encoded by the exons atgtctgccggaaaaaaacaaagaagttcgCGATTTACACAAGGCATGACAGATGCCCTGGTAGAAGCTTATGGAAAGCATCAA TACATTCTGCAGAGCAAATTTTCCAATCTTGTGACAAATGAGAAGAAGAAAGAGGCATGGATAAAGGTGGCAGATGCTGTTAATGCAGTAAACCCTGCAGAACGGAAAACAGTAGAACAG gttaaaaaaaaatgggaagatGTAACAGGAAGtgtcaagaaaaaagaaagacatgCCAGACAGCAAGAactcaaaaaattaaatacaacaGGAAATGGATTCTTAGCAGATGAG GACAACTCAGACAGTGCAGGGCCCAGCGTGGACATTCTAAGCCAGTCGGAGCAGGAGGTTGCCAGAATACTCGGCCCTGAAATCTTTACTGGCATTCCTGGGGGTCAAGATACTATGAAATTGA CTTTACCAAAACCTGTGTCAGATGTGGAGTGGGAAACGTACTCGGTGATGAGTGACAGCCTCCTTGAAGACAATTATTGTGGTGCATTGCAg GAAGTCAGCCCAAATCAGGAAGTTACTTTACATCAAAATTCCATGTACAAAAGGGATTCCATTCCAAGTACAAGTACAGCCAATGTCAAATCTAATGACACT GATGATTATCACAAAGCCAAGAAAAGCAAGATGCTTGCAGAAACATTACAGGAT GATGATTATCACAAAGCCAAGAAGAGAAAGACTCTTTCTGAAGCTCAACTGGAT TACTTTGAAACAGTTACAGCTTATTACaagctgaaaatgaagaagGTGGAGCTAGAAATATCAATGTTAAAAGACAAGAAAGATAAG GGTCGAATCAGCTCTTCCGTGGAAGAGTAG